TCCCTCACGTTTCTTtcttgaaaccctaggcgtgagaaaTTGGTGAATTAGGTAAgcctagagagaaattgaaggcatgggaagacacagaagacacaatagaagaatgggtcgacgttattgagtgttttcagaaagtaggtatgattgaattttgatttctttgaaaccctaattctgatattttggggattctagggttagacgtgtgaaactataaatagaaggtgttgggtgtgaaattggggcaTACCTGGACTAGCTAGTGtgtcaattaggtttagttttagatttctttgttttccaatttcaatttatgCTTCACTGTTTggttcttaggttttgtttaaatgttagtttcttcaattaaatatcagtttcatcatgtgaatgtattgttcatgttatgtttgtgttaattaatatgtttgtattgtttctacacatgatcctgtaattcccctgtttaactcacatgctcttattttgagtcttaatgcttgacaaccatgaagactcctaactgcaacatgttctaattcaccactagggtgagaagacaactgaaccatgatggttagccattaggatagtttttgttgaactcaaaatagcttaggctagttagattcctaaaagcccaactgacttgtgattagtggtgctgtaagaagaccactaatgctaggggtcagtggtggctctaaggggttaatcagctacattagttagtaatccactgcctagttgacctgtgattgcctgtgccttaaacagacagccaatactaggggttagctaaggctgtaaggttagttaactagccatatgacaaaaacttaacctaggtgaactagctaggtgaagggaattctcatccatctccatacacttcattcccatccacaatttctttcccatgttctgttttggttaagtttttctttgtttctttggttctttagttcaatgccttaggctcactgcctttgtttaacttccactgtcactgtctcactgccacttagttacttgtttagataactttagtctaggaaacttcaatacaccccaagtccctgtggaatgatcccttgcttactttctatactaaaacttggccttgtatacttgcaagagtttttgtgtgttttctaaccacaccaattATCTTTGCAGAATTGAGAAACTGATAACAAGTTTGTCTTTATATTGGGTACATGAAAAATGTTATTCAAGCAGAATACTCTTGAGTTATGTGTGAAAGATGCATTACCAGTATGTGTGATGTTTAGTGAATTACCATTACCCACATACACTTGTTCTGTGCCTGTATATTCATGAGGGACTGTTAAGTTGTTCATATCTGCTGTGAGATGATTGGTAGCACCAAAATCAGTTACCCATTGGTTGCCATATGATGCTTCAGGAAATTCAATATACGCAGCTTGAGGTTTAGGTTTATTGGTGCTTGGTTTGTAACGGAACCAGCATTTGTCACCTAGGTGACCTTTCTTCTTACAGATTTGACACTTCTCAGCAGTGTTGTTGCTTTGCATAGCAGACTGAAAACGAGGTTGTGACTGAATTTGTTGATAATGAAAAGGTCTTTGATTATGATTGTGGTTGTTGTGTTGGGGTGTTTTTCGACCTGATGTAGATGAAGCAGCAATATGTGCAGTTGGTTGTTGTATTTCCTCAAGTTGACGTGTGATGCGCATATCAAAGTTGAGAAGATGTGAGTAAAACATATCCATGCTCAGGTTCTCCATTGTGCTTAAGGTGGAGACAATCGAATCATAAGCTTGGTTCAACCCATTGCTGATGGATTGTTTCTTTTCATCATCACTGACTGTATATCCGGATGCTGCAAGCTGTGCAAATAGTTCTTTAGCCTCATTTAAAAAGACTCTTAAAGATTTGTTACCTTTGCTTAAGTTGTGCAGCTGCTTTTTGAGATTCATCTGGTGAAACTTTGTCTTTGGAGCATATTCTGCCTCCAATGCATCCCATACCTCCTTAGATGTATTAAGATCACGCACAACCCCAAGACATTCTGGAGTAAGAGTTGAGTTCAGCCATCCAACCAAAAGAGAGTCTTGTTCTTCATATGCAATGAATTCTGGATTTTCAGCATCAGAATCTGGTAGTGTTCTAGGAGGGATAGTTTTTGTACCATCAATAAAGCCAGTTAATCCATGGCCCTTCAGAATTGGTTTAAACTGTGTTTTCCACAGTGGGTAATTGTTTTCTGTTAGCTTAAGAGTTACCAGATGATGGATCTGTACGTTTCTCAGCTAAGTTGTGGTCGacatttgatgagttttttttttttttgaagtggtTTGGAAGCGTAGCTTGGATCAAGGCTGATACCAAGTTAGGATATGAGTTTTGGTGAATGACTTCCACACTTAGAACTGTGGAGTCGACTTGTTATTTATATGAAAGTACAATGGTTGTTACAACTGTTCAACCGATTCAAAAGCAACATATGCTATTTTAATTCTAGCTAAAGAACCGTAAGACTAATCTAAAAGCAGATGCATAATACTCGGTCGTTCCTTTATACACGGTCAGCCAGCTGTTTTGATTGAGAGTCTTCAGCAGATGAGACTCTATCCTTAACATTTCGGAAATAAACAACAGTATGAGAAACATTGTTTTAAATGGGATGGTAAAGTATCGTAACTTAATCTCAATATTGGTATGATTCCCCCACTATGGTTTCCTAGTGTTTCTAGGCTTTCGTTGTCTCTGAATGACAACCAATGCCTCTCATCGTTCAGTGAGTGCATAAGACAACCAAAAAAGTTTGCGGCAAGCGGCAAACCTCCACATTTTTTTGCTATCTCCTCACCTATAATTTTCATATTTGGAGTCTCAGATGCTCCACCCGGAGAAAAAGCTTTATTCTTCATAATCGACCAACATTCTGCTTCAGATAATACATTTAGATTGTAAGGAGAAAATAAACCTTGCACCACCGATGCAACTTCTTGACTGCCTGTAGTGACTATAATCTTGCTGCCTACAGAGCCGAAATCTAGGACACTCTTGAGTTTATTCCATTCCATTGGATCTTTATTCCACAAGTCATCTAAAACTagcaaatatttttttccttccaATTGTTCTCTAACTTTTTCTACTAATACTTCCGGATTCGAGAAGTCTTCGCATTCAGACTTAGTTGCAGACTCCATaatgttttttaaaattttaaacagCTCAATATCATCAGAAATGCATACCCACAAATTTTTTTCGAAGTAGTTTTCTACCGAGTTGTCTTTGTAGATTGATTGAGCTAAAGTTGTTTTGCCAAGTCCGCCCATACCCACTATGGATATGACAGAGGCTTTTTCATGTATGTTAGAATTTGCAGAAGATGATTGCAAAGAAGTTGACTGCGATATGCTCATCGTTGTTAACATCCTTATAATctttgatttatctttttttcttcctACAATTTTTGAAACATCTCCAAAGAATGAACTAGTTAGCCGCTCTTGCTGCTCGTAACGATCACTATTACTACTAGAGGTTTGAAACTGAAATATTTTCATATCAGATGCAATTTTCTTAAATTGTGTATTGATGTCTTTGATTTTATGAGCTATCTTTAAGCCGAAGGCAACTTGATTGGAGGATGAAAAGAAAACTTTTACCTTGTTGTCCTTATTATCAGAATGACGCATAGCTTCGTAAGAAATTTCATCAAGAACGTCATCAGCATCGTAAGAAACTTGCTTGAGCCTTCTTAACCAAAGTAAAACCGCAGCATCGTTCATCTGCTTCCTCTCTGCATCGGATGTTACAGCCGCAATAACCTCCAATGCTTGTTTAAGCCTTTTCAGTTCATCCCCGACACCCCAAGCCAGACTACTCTCACTGCAAACTATAGTAATCAGCTTTTTCAACATTTCAGATGTACCGGCAATAAGAATACCCTCGAGCGCCATTATAAATGGATGTTACTTGAACAGATTTAGAGATTGAgatcgactttttttttttttttttggaggaaCAAGCAGGTTAAGATTTTATCCAAAAGTACTAAGTAAgcataaaaaagaaacaaaagtagAGAAGAGAAATGCACAAGAGTGCTGCAAGTTTGAGATTGGATTTGCTATATGATTAATATGCAATAGCAAGGAGAGAAAAAATGCAGAAGATTTGAATAGTGTATGAAGGAATGTGTTATCAGAGTTTGTGTGTGGTATGTATCTATTTGTAGAACTTAATTCCAAATATAATAATCCAATTCGAATATTTGGTTAAGTACAAAGTTAATAAATTAATTGCACGAGAGATCCCCTcgcacttttattatcacactatctcacacattGGACGTCATTTTGTGAATTAAACCAATACTTTGGGGATATATTACTATTACATAGCTCTACTTTTTTATCGAAAATAAACGTATTCCGAGACGTATAACAccatcatctactactttgaaaatgagcagTTGACAATCTGCGGATTTCTGGCCATCGAAATTAAGAccggtagatggtgaggttttatatttcggaATGAGCTCATTTTTTATAGGCATGTTGATCTTAGTAACTggaacatattctcaaaatattatagTCAAATCCgttatggtttgtttttatttacaaaaataacGTCCAATATAtaagatagtgtgataataagaGTGTGGATGGATCCTCGAATTGAAAACCTATACAAAAGTTAATTAATGAGATTACAAAATGTCCACTATACTACTTTTTCTTTCAAGTCAAAATCTGTCGATTAATGAGCGTTCTGCTCGATTATTATTATATACACCCCCAAGCTCTAGATCCACGCCCAACAGGCCCTGGTCGTCTCCTACCATCAAGCTAATCGGATTAATAAGTCGATAATGGTGCATTTGGATCCCAGATCCTGCCGACAAAATAACATGGGAGCAcgttgggtgaatttgttttacgAATTTACATTGGCCAAGTTGATGATAATAGTTTCaggtagtattttttttttagcttgtttTAGTTTTCTCCTTTTTATTTACTTCCTGTAGATAAGATAAGAACACAGTCAGCTTGAGGCTTTTAAGCGAATGAAAGACTATCATATGGGTAGCCTGAAAGTTGTAGAAGGCCCCAATTGGCAGATGATCATAGGGAACATCAGCATAAGAGATCAAATTCTTATTACTAAAACCTGAACTTTGATCCAATTTCAGATACTTTAACTATCCGTGGAAGTTCAAACATAATCCACGTGACATTGATGTCTTATTTTGCAGGCAACTAACAGTGATGCCCTTCATCAATACAACTATTTCAATGGCAGAGAACCTGGCAAAATTACTAGTTAAGCAAACATGATACTACGTGTTTCAGGCAATGTGGCATATAAGTTGACCAAAATCACCAGTTTTTCTTCAAGGAAGCAGAATTTAGAAATTTCATGTTGCagaaaaatataaacattactGGTACTGGCAAGTATTTACAGAAAAATGAACACATTAACAGCCAAGATTTATTAGGCCCGTATGCCACTGCTGAGTTATCAAGCAATGTACTTCTAAATTAACCTCAGCAAATCTATAACCATCAGCACAAGATGAAGAAGATAGATTCACTTAAAACCAGCAGTTACTCTAGATATGGCACCAGACTACTTATCACTGCATCTTCTGCAATAACTCTATAACGGAAGTACGGGATGAATCTATACAATGTAAGACCTAGATATCACCAAGACATATTATTTATCGTGTTTATTGTGTACCACTGTCACTAATTAAACGTGTATGCGTATTATTGACACAAATCTCATTGGAATGACTAGCACAAGAAGGCTCCAAGAGTCCAGTTTTAGATGCCACCGATTGTTGTAGCTTCTGCTGCACCAGACTTGTCATGTTGCTGCTGCAATTCTGTTTCGAGATGCAAGTCTCCACCTGACAAATATTTCCTGAGTACTGTATGGGAAAAGAAAGATGAACAGTTTCGGATTTATGAAAACATAACGGACAAATACTGTCTAATTTGATTTTCAGGTTATGAAAGGAGACTGACTTGTCTTATTTACCATCTCTCCCTCAATAATATCAAAATACTCCTTATGGCAAGTATAACCCATCTGAGAAAAAAATGGTAAGGTTTAGCATATGGATCAGCAATAGTCAGTGACTCATAGCATCATTGATTCAACATTCAAGAAATGAAAAAACTATCGTTCCGTAAAATCTGATTAAGAGTACATATTGTACACTAACattcaagaaatgaaaaaataccGTTCAGTAAAATCTGATTAAGAGTACATATTGTACAATGTACTAGATAGTGTGGGCTTGAGCCAATTTTGCCAACTCATGTAACTAGATGCAGGTAAGGGGGCTCCTTACTGTTTACGCATATGCATAAATCATATAGTAAGTGACTCGTAGTATTGCTGATTCAATGTTCAAGAAATGAAAAATATGGTTCTGTAAACTTTGATGAAGTATACATATTCTAAACTGTCTTAGATAGTGTGGGTTAGAGCCAATTTTGGCAACTCATGTAACTAGATGCAGGTAAGGGCGCTCCTTAGTTATTGGCACATTCAAAGAAATGCCGCCAGTCACTAACAAGTTATCGCATCTTGTTATATGGGGAAAAGGCTTATTACCATATTCAAACTCGAACAATAGAAGGTCTGCATAAAAGTAGCATCAGAACACACAGAAATTGATCGAACTTATGAGATGCTTACTGTTTAAGCATATGTGTAAGCAATAGTCAGTGACTCACAGCCTCACTGATTCAACATTCAAGGAATGAAAAAAATATCGTTCTGTAAAATTTGATTAAGAGTAAATATTGTACACTATCCTAGATAGTGCGAGCTTGAGCCAATTTTGTCAACTCATGTAACTAGATGCAGGTTTCGGCACTCCTTAGTGGTACATTCAGATAGGAATGCCAGTCAGTAACAAGCTATCGCCTAATCTAGGCTCCAGTTATTATTTACCTAGATGCCAATCTACAGCATTAGCGCAGTCTTGTTATATGGGAAAATTGTTTAGTACTGTTCTCAAACTCCAACAATAGAAGGTTCACATAAAAGTAGTACCGGAACACACAGAAATTGATCAAAGTTATGAGGCGCTTACTTGTTTGTGCAATTCGACGTATTTTTGGTTTTCGGAGAGCACATCTACTTCCACATAAAATACCTTGCGACGACTGTttcaaaacaattcattccatcAGATGATCCTAAACTAGAAACAAAAACAAGCCTCTATAAGAAACATAAACATGTACGCCAGCAGATAAAACTCACTTCTTCTCAGCTCTCTCCTCAACTGCCTTGAGTAACATTCGAATGATGTCTGTGTCACGGAAACGAACTCATTTATCTCACAATGCCTATCAACACCTTTTCCTGTATTACATCCAGCaactacaaaaaaacaaaaaaaaaatacaaaatacaaaAATGCTGATACTCAGACCCAACTCATCACAATAATCAAGAACCGAGTAAAGTTTGATGCATCAAGAACCCAAATTAAGAATTACTTACTGAAACCAGTAATTCGATTGCCAGGAGATACACAAACAAGAGAGTACTCAGGGAATTTCATCATGATGGACATAAAATCTCTCAAAGGTCCcgtctacaacaacaacaacacaaatCTATGATCAGTTTGAAATTCATTCATTCattgatttgaaattaacataaaAAGATTCAAGAAAAGGAGAAATTCTTACATTACCCTGACCCATCGTCATATGGGTTATTTCAAGAAGATCACTACAGCGAAGCTCTCGAATGGTTGTCATTCTCTATAATCTTTATCTCTAATTCTCTCAGAAAGTGTGCAAGAAATGAATTACAATGTCGTTTTCTCTGATAAGAACTCAGAAGTATGCAAGAAACTAAGAACCCAAGTCTAATTCGACCTCAAAATTATCTATGAATGTATGTATTCGACTAAGATTTCtggggaaagaagaagaaaagagaagtagGGTTCTGATTGTTGAGAAGGATTTCTATTTGTAACAAGAAATTGGGGGTTGATTGAGGGAGGGGATATGCAGGTTTTATAGAATGGGGTATGGAGTGGAGGGAGGTTCACTGGTTATAAGTTTCAATTATTTTTCCCCAGAGGGGAAAAAGCCCTCCCATTTTTAAGGGAGCCGGATGCAAGGAAGCCTTCCTCCCCTGCAAGGATGGATA
This DNA window, taken from Papaver somniferum cultivar HN1 chromosome 3, ASM357369v1, whole genome shotgun sequence, encodes the following:
- the LOC113361326 gene encoding uncharacterized protein LOC113361326 isoform X1 gives rise to the protein MLLKAVEERAEKNRRKVFYVEVDVLSENQKYVELHKQMGYTCHKEYFDIIEGEMYSGNICQVETCISKQNCSSNMTSLVQQKLQQSVASKTGLLEPSCASHSNEICVNNTHTRLISDSGTQ
- the LOC113361325 gene encoding putative disease resistance protein RGA4, encoding MALEGILIAGTSEMLKKLITIVCSESSLAWGVGDELKRLKQALEVIAAVTSDAERKQMNDAAVLLWLRRLKQVSYDADDVLDEISYEAMRHSDNKDNKVKVFFSSSNQVAFGLKIAHKIKDINTQFKKIASDMKIFQFQTSSSNSDRYEQQERLTSSFFGDVSKIVGRKKDKSKIIRMLTTMSISQSTSLQSSSANSNIHEKASVISIVGMGGLGKTTLAQSIYKDNSVENYFEKNLWVCISDDIELFKILKNIMESATKSECEDFSNPEVLVEKVREQLEGKKYLLVLDDLWNKDPMEWNKLKSVLDFGSVGSKIIVTTGSQEVASVVQGLFSPYNLNVLSEAECWSIMKNKAFSPGGASETPNMKIIGEEIAKKCGGLPLAANFFGCLMHSLNDERHWLSFRDNESLETLGNHSGGIIPILRLSYDTLPSHLKQCFSYCCLFPKC
- the LOC113361326 gene encoding uncharacterized protein LOC113361326 isoform X2, translated to MTTIRELRCSDLLEITHMTMGQGNTGPLRDFMSIMMKFPEYSLVCVSPGNRITGFIAGCNTGKGVDRHCEINEFVSVTQTSFECYSRQLRRELRRIVARYFMWK